In the genome of Macrobrachium nipponense isolate FS-2020 chromosome 34, ASM1510439v2, whole genome shotgun sequence, one region contains:
- the LOC135207749 gene encoding uncharacterized protein LOC135207749, with translation MKTDEIVRAVAVGIFCLVQSADNIRVLNFNPDGRQRGDTWIRYNVTVDLPRDYTLCVHFNIKVFRILTAVIYLFNARDQDDDPISFEVYFEKIRTKYGGYGRFYPLPSNLATNKWYHYCQVRDMKNGEGKVYLDGQLIIQDKANFETKFEPREIFIGQDEYQPRNSLSGKLSQVNVWGEALSPEMISQLAECEIDQEGNIVRWSGIWELNNVEQEDIPFDDLCRSVSHGAVTVLLPLLKFHEAVRVCRGVKGLIGVPWNTKDVQKELAYFKNNEDCERQWAGITDEDLEGVWYEPFTGKSYNTSEIFFRRNNPDGDKYQNCIRMNEKGLEDTDCQVRSCSACHTAAGTTWTLRGICEDEERMYYLDLIPDPLAFRGYGEYFIEQTNDSKWTWSNTVTNVTIATLHAKDLNYPIGRRTWAIQSEVCGESKGVRELTLSACTKSEFTCTDGSCIPFIKRCDLKFDCEDKTDESFCQIVNFPEDYRSKLPPRPASNEALALSINFTMDTLNVDTQTMMMSASYNLRITWFDNRLTYNNLKVLTRLNTLSLEQVDNLWRPKIGFINTDDIQNTAVDQDAVTTVLRHHSQYTPDLSNPYEVEIYRGDTNPISTTRKYFTIYTCNFDLVLYPFDIQKCVLQLQILSASTEYLVFDSTDSYVEYLGPRHLVEYGIGTINLSVENFTQYSMLKVEVELVRRYGYAMLNIYIPSFTLLVISYITLFFRPSIFDARVMTALTSLLVLATLFTQVSASLPKTSYFKVVDIWLLFCILLIFVIILFHTVIDLKIEYPDGWAPSEAVVPNFRTSKDSGVGGIDAGKRIGGSPSVKNVVTTVKVHPVEVDGYFDEPEGKGGFDFFRLKLPRLRNDADTYILASKWIVTIIFMVFNSIYWGTLALGSGLVYYV, from the exons ATGAAGACTGACGAGATCGTCAGAGCAGTGGCCGTGGGCATCTTCTGTCTCGTCCAGTCAG CGGACAACATCAGGGTCCTGAACTTTAATCCTGACGGTCGCCAGAGAGGCGACACTTGGATTCGGTACAACGTGACGGTGGACTTACCTCGGGATTACACCCTGTGCGTCCACTTCAACATCAAAGTCTTCAGGATTCTCACGGCCGTCATATACCTCTTCAACGCCAGAGATCAAGACGACGACC CGATATCCTTCGAGGTCTACTTCGAGAAGATAAGGACGAAATATGGTGGCTATGGACGATTCTATCCCCTGCCGAGCAACTTGGCCACCAACAAGTGGTATCATTACTGCCAG GTCCGTGACATGAAAAACGGGGAGGGGAAGGTGTACCTAGATGGCCAACTCATCATCCAGGACAAGGCCAATTTCGAGACGAAGTTTGAGCCCAGAGAAATCTTCATAGGGCAAGATGAATACCAG CCGAGGAACTCCCTCAGCGGGAAACTCAGCCAAGTCAACGTCTGGGGCGAGGCTCTTTCTCCCGAGATGATATCGCAGCTGGCGGAGTGCGAGATCGACCAGGAAGGGAATATCGTCCGATGGTCGGGCATCTGGGAGCTTAACAACGTCGAACAAGAG GACATCCCTTTCGATGACCTCTGCAGATCTGTTTCCCACGGCGCAGTGACGGTTCTCCTCCCTCTCCTGAAGTTCCATGAGGCCGTCCGCGTCTGCAGGGGCGTCAAGGGACTCATCGGCGTCCCTTGGAACACGAAGGATGTGCAAAAGGAGTTGGCGTACTTCAAGAATAACGAGG ACTGCGAAAGGCAGTGGGCGGGCATCACTGACGAGGATCTGGAGGGCGTTTGGTATGAACCTTTCACGGGCAAGTCCTACAACACA AGCGAGATCTTCTTCCGACGGAACAACCCCGACGGCGACAAGTACCAGAACTGCATCCGTATGAACGAGAAGGGTCTGGAGGACACGGACTGCCAAGTACGAAGTTGCTCCGCCTGTCACACTGCCGCTGGAACGACCTGGACCCTGAGGGGAATCTGCGAAGACGAGGAG AGAATGTATTACCTAGACCTGATCCCTGACCCTCTGGCGTTCCGTGGATACGGCGAGTACTTCATAGAGCAGACCAATGACAGCAAATGGACTTGGTCTAACACCGTGACTAATGTCACCATAGCCACCCTCCACGCCAAGGATCTCAACTACCCCATTGGGAGACGCACCTGGGCAATTCAG TCCGAGGTATGCGGTGAAAGCAAAGGCGTACGCGAGCTGACGCTCTCGGCTTGCACCAAATCGGAATTCACCTGCACCGACGGTTCCTGTATCCCTTTCATCAAGAGATGCGACCTAAAATTCGACTGCGAGGACAAAACGGACGAGAGTTTCTGCCAAATCGTCAACTTCCCCGAGGATTATAGGTCTAAGCTGCCTCCTAGACCAG catccaACGAAGCCCTCGCCCTCAGCATCAATTTCACGATGGACACACTGAACGTCGACACGCAGACTATGATGATGTCCGCCAGCTACAACCTGCGAATCACCTGGTTCGACAATAGACTCACGTACAACAACCTCAAGGTGCTCACGAGACTGAACACAC tATCCTTGGAGCAAGTGGACAACCTCTGGCGACCCAAAATCGGCTTCATCAACACGGACGACATCCAGAACACGGCCGTGGACCAAGACGCCGTGACGACGGTGCTCCGGCACCATTCGCAGTACACCCCGGACCTCTCGAATCCTTACGAGG TCGAGATCTACCGAGGCGACACCAACCCTATTTCGACGACGAGGAAGTACTTCACCATCTACACCTGCAACTTCGACCTGGTCCTGTATCCCTTCGATATCCAGAAATGCGTCCTACAGCTTCAGATCCTATCGGCGTCGACGGAGTACCTCGTCTTCGACTCGACAG ATTCTTACGTCGAGTACCTGGGCCCCAGACACCTCGTCGAGTACGGAATCGGCACCATCAACCTCAGTGTGGAGAACTTCACCCAGTACAGCATGCTCAAGGTCGAGGTCGAACTGGTGAGGCGCTATGGCTACGCGATGCTGAACATCTACATTCCGTCTTTTACTCTTTTGGTCATCAGTTACATCACGCTTTTCTTCCGGCCTTCCATATTTGAT GCTCGAGTCATGACAGCCCTGACATCCTTACTGGTCTTGGCCACGCTCTTCACACAAGTCTCCGCCTCCCTCCCTAAGACGTCCTACTTCAAGGTCGTCGACATATGGCTGCTCTTCTGCATCCTGCTGATCTTCGTCATCATCCTCTTCCACACGGTGATCGACCTCAAGATCGAGTACCCGGACGGGTGGGCGCCCTCAGAAGCCGTCGTGCCCAATTTTCGCACCAGCAAGGACTCTGGAGTCGGAGGTATCGACGCTGGGAAGAGAATCGGAGGATCCCCGAGCGTAAAGAATGTCGTTACGACCGTTAAAGTCCACCCCGTCGAAGTAGACGGTTATTTCGACGAGCCCGAGGGCAAGGGCGGCTTCGACTTCTTCAGGTTGAAGCTGCCTAGGCTCAGGAATGACGCCGATACGTATATCCTTGCCTCAAAGTGGATCGTGACgattattttcatggtttttaacTCGATCTACTGGGGGACTTTAGCCCTAGGCTCAGGGTTGGTTTATTACGTTTGA